In Bacteroidales bacterium, a genomic segment contains:
- a CDS encoding ABC transporter permease, with the protein MKKKEQKVTKYQLKSSYFITTVSISLVLFLLGLMGFFILNAKNLSNHVKENIGFSIILHDNIKEVDMIRLQKELDATNYVKSTEYITKEKAARLLIHELGEDFIDFLGYNPLLASIEVKLYADFANLESISIIENDLKKYPQIKEVFYQKSLVNLINENVKKISFVLLLFSGLMFIISIALINNTIRLSVYSKRFIINTMKLVGATRKFIRTPFILKSILYGAYGAIIALTLLAVVIYLAQKEFQELAILINVEMYVILFVSVFLSGIFIALISTYFAVNKYLRIKTDTLYF; encoded by the coding sequence ATGAAAAAGAAAGAGCAAAAAGTAACTAAATATCAACTTAAAAGTTCGTATTTTATTACTACAGTAAGCATATCGCTTGTTCTTTTTCTTTTAGGTTTAATGGGGTTTTTCATTCTTAATGCAAAAAATCTTTCAAATCACGTAAAGGAAAATATTGGATTTTCGATAATATTACATGATAACATTAAAGAAGTAGATATGATAAGGTTGCAAAAAGAATTAGATGCAACTAATTATGTTAAATCTACTGAATATATTACTAAAGAAAAAGCAGCACGATTATTAATACATGAGCTTGGCGAAGATTTTATTGATTTTCTTGGGTATAATCCGTTATTAGCATCAATTGAAGTAAAATTATATGCTGATTTTGCAAATCTTGAAAGTATTTCAATAATAGAAAATGACTTAAAAAAGTACCCTCAAATTAAAGAGGTTTTTTATCAAAAATCTTTAGTTAACCTTATAAACGAAAATGTTAAAAAAATAAGTTTTGTGCTTTTATTATTCAGCGGTTTGATGTTTATTATTTCCATTGCATTAATAAATAATACTATACGTTTGTCCGTTTATTCAAAACGATTTATAATTAATACAATGAAGCTTGTTGGTGCTACACGTAAATTTATAAGAACACCATTTATTTTAAAAAGCATATTATATGGAGCTTATGGGGCAATAATTGCCTTGACATTATTGGCTGTTGTAATTTATTTAGCACAAAAAGAATTTCAAGAATTAGCAATTTTAATTAATGTTGAAATGTATGTAATATTATTTGTTTCAGTATTTTTATCCGGAATTTTTATTGCATTAATTTCAACTTATTTTGCTGTAAATAAATATTTACGAATAAAAACAGATACTTTATATTTTTAA
- a CDS encoding glycine--tRNA ligase, translating into MIKEDIFKKLIAHSKEYGYIFQSSEIYDGLGAVYDYGQYGVELKNNIKEYWWNSMVRLNENIVGIDSAIFMHPTIWKASGHTDAFNDPLIDNKDSKKRYKADVLIEELIEKLESKIKKEVNKAAKRFGDKFNEKKFKETNPRVLVNLDKINSIKKRFVTALENNDLKEIKQIILDYEIVCPVSGSKNWTDVKQFNLMFETKLGSVSEDANTIYLRPETAQGIFVNYLNVQKSGRMKLPFGIAQIGKAFRNEIVARQFIFRMREFEQMEMQFFVRPGEELKWFEYWKEKRINWYYALGFDKNKYRFHEHDKLAHYANAAVDIEFEFPIGFKEVEGIHSRTDFDLFQHQKFSGKKMQYFDNDLNKSYIPYVIETSIGLDRMFLLILSNAYTEEKITKENGEQDERVVLKIPPAIAPVKLAVLPLVRKDGLPDIARKIMNNLKFDFNCQYDEKDSIGRRYRRQDAIGTPFCITIDHTTLNDNTVTIRYRDSMEQERVSIETISKIIGKKIDMKELYNNI; encoded by the coding sequence ATGATAAAAGAAGACATTTTTAAAAAGTTAATTGCCCACTCGAAAGAATATGGTTATATTTTTCAATCAAGTGAAATCTATGACGGATTAGGTGCTGTATATGACTATGGACAGTATGGTGTTGAATTAAAAAACAACATAAAAGAATACTGGTGGAATTCAATGGTGCGATTAAATGAAAATATTGTTGGCATTGATTCGGCAATATTTATGCACCCTACAATCTGGAAAGCATCGGGACACACAGATGCTTTTAACGACCCATTAATAGATAATAAAGATTCAAAAAAAAGATATAAAGCAGATGTTTTAATTGAAGAATTAATTGAAAAATTAGAATCTAAAATTAAAAAAGAAGTAAATAAAGCCGCAAAACGTTTTGGTGATAAGTTTAATGAAAAAAAATTTAAAGAAACCAATCCAAGGGTTTTAGTTAATCTTGATAAAATAAATTCTATAAAAAAAAGATTTGTTACAGCATTAGAAAATAATGACCTAAAAGAAATAAAACAAATAATTCTTGATTATGAAATAGTTTGCCCTGTTTCGGGTTCAAAAAACTGGACTGATGTAAAACAATTTAATTTAATGTTTGAAACCAAACTTGGGTCAGTAAGTGAGGATGCAAATACAATATATCTGCGACCTGAAACTGCACAGGGAATATTCGTAAACTATTTGAATGTACAAAAATCGGGAAGGATGAAATTACCTTTTGGAATTGCCCAAATAGGAAAAGCATTCAGGAATGAAATTGTTGCACGCCAATTTATTTTTCGTATGAGAGAGTTTGAACAAATGGAAATGCAGTTTTTTGTTCGCCCGGGAGAAGAATTGAAATGGTTTGAATACTGGAAAGAAAAAAGAATAAATTGGTATTATGCATTAGGATTTGACAAAAATAAATATCGCTTTCATGAACATGATAAGCTTGCTCATTATGCTAATGCCGCTGTTGATATTGAATTTGAATTTCCAATAGGGTTTAAAGAAGTAGAAGGTATCCATTCAAGAACTGATTTTGATTTATTTCAACACCAGAAATTTTCGGGTAAAAAAATGCAATATTTCGACAATGATTTGAATAAAAGCTATATTCCTTATGTTATAGAAACATCAATTGGTTTAGATAGAATGTTTTTATTAATTCTTTCAAACGCTTATACTGAAGAAAAAATTACAAAAGAAAACGGGGAACAAGATGAACGTGTTGTTTTAAAAATCCCACCGGCTATTGCTCCTGTAAAATTAGCTGTTCTGCCATTAGTAAGAAAAGATGGCTTGCCGGATATTGCCAGAAAAATAATGAACAATTTAAAATTCGATTTTAATTGTCAGTACGATGAAAAAGATTCGATAGGCAGAAGATACAGACGACAGGATGCAATAGGCACTCCGTTTTGTATTACAATTGACCATACTACTTTAAATGACAATACCGTTACTATAAGATACAGAGATAGTATGGAACAAGAAAGAGTATCAATAGAAACCATTTCAAAAATAATTGGCAAGAAAATTGATATGAAAGAACTATATAATAATATTTAA
- a CDS encoding DUF3098 domain-containing protein — protein sequence MKMKEKESTKTGFALGKENYILLLIGFVIIIIGFFLMAGGASDDPTVFSTDIFSTRRITIAPLVVLFGFAFEIYAIMKKPKE from the coding sequence ATGAAAATGAAAGAAAAGGAATCCACAAAAACAGGGTTTGCACTTGGTAAAGAAAATTACATTTTATTACTAATCGGTTTTGTTATTATCATTATAGGTTTTTTCCTTATGGCGGGGGGAGCGTCTGATGACCCTACGGTTTTTAGTACTGATATATTCAGTACAAGAAGAATCACTATTGCTCCTTTAGTTGTTTTGTTTGGGTTTGCTTTTGAGATTTATGCAATAATGAAAAAACCAAAAGAATAA
- the nadB gene encoding L-aspartate oxidase — protein sequence MQKKYDFLVIGSGIAGLSFALKVADYGKVCIICKSDVEETNTRYAQGGIAAVTYEPDSFEKHIEDTLKAGDNLCNKKIVKFVVENAPKQIEDLIQWGIEFDKTAEDYYDLAKEGGHSEYRILHHKDNTGLGIQQVLVKNIRKHKNIDVFENHFAVDIITRHHLGNIVKRTLKNIECHGVYVLNLSNNQTETILAKITVLATGGTGNLYQTTTNPNIATGDGVAMIYRAKGEIENMEFIQFHPTSLYNPGEKPSFLISEAVRGFGAVLRTLDGKEFMQKYDNRKSLASRDIVARAIDNEMKIRGDEHVFLDCTHLNNEQLKCHFPNIYSKCKEIGIDITKNMIPVIPAAHYQCGGIKVNENGLSSIKNLYAIGEVASTGMHGANRLASNSLLEAVVFADSAVKHAKNKVKNIEFKKGIPDWDITGTTYPEEMVLITQNYKEMQQIMSNYVGIVRSDIRLKRALRRLEIIYKETEELYKKSKLSRKLCELRNLINVGYLIIKMAQKRKESIGLHYTINYPSQNKNIKK from the coding sequence GTGCAAAAAAAATATGATTTTTTAGTTATAGGCTCAGGCATTGCTGGCTTAAGTTTTGCATTAAAAGTTGCAGATTATGGTAAGGTATGTATAATTTGCAAATCTGATGTGGAAGAAACAAATACAAGGTATGCACAGGGTGGAATTGCAGCAGTTACTTACGAACCAGACAGCTTTGAAAAGCATATTGAAGATACTTTAAAAGCAGGTGATAATTTATGTAATAAAAAAATTGTCAAATTTGTTGTTGAAAATGCCCCAAAACAAATTGAAGACCTAATACAATGGGGAATAGAATTTGATAAAACTGCTGAAGACTATTATGATTTAGCAAAAGAAGGAGGGCATTCAGAATATAGGATTTTACATCATAAAGATAATACCGGTTTGGGAATTCAACAAGTATTAGTAAAAAATATAAGAAAACATAAGAACATTGATGTTTTTGAAAATCATTTTGCTGTTGATATTATTACACGTCATCATTTGGGTAATATTGTAAAAAGAACTTTAAAAAATATAGAATGTCATGGAGTTTACGTACTAAATTTATCAAATAATCAAACCGAAACAATTCTTGCAAAAATAACTGTATTGGCAACAGGAGGAACGGGGAATTTATACCAAACCACTACTAACCCGAATATAGCTACAGGTGATGGCGTTGCAATGATTTACAGGGCAAAAGGGGAAATTGAAAATATGGAATTTATACAGTTTCATCCAACGTCATTGTATAATCCGGGTGAAAAACCTTCTTTTTTAATTTCAGAAGCAGTACGCGGGTTTGGTGCTGTTTTAAGAACTTTAGACGGTAAGGAGTTTATGCAAAAATATGATAACAGAAAATCTTTAGCATCTCGTGATATTGTTGCCAGAGCAATAGATAATGAGATGAAAATAAGAGGCGATGAGCATGTTTTTTTAGATTGTACTCATTTGAATAACGAACAATTGAAATGCCATTTCCCGAATATTTATTCAAAATGTAAAGAAATTGGAATTGATATTACAAAAAATATGATACCTGTTATACCTGCTGCACATTATCAGTGTGGAGGTATAAAAGTTAATGAAAATGGACTTAGCAGTATAAAAAATTTATATGCAATTGGTGAGGTTGCATCAACCGGAATGCACGGAGCAAACAGGTTAGCATCTAATTCATTGCTTGAAGCAGTTGTTTTTGCTGATAGTGCAGTTAAACATGCTAAAAATAAAGTGAAAAATATTGAATTCAAAAAAGGAATTCCCGACTGGGATATTACAGGAACTACTTATCCTGAAGAAATGGTACTAATTACTCAAAATTATAAAGAGATGCAACAAATTATGAGTAATTATGTTGGTATTGTCAGGTCTGATATAAGACTAAAAAGAGCTTTAAGACGATTAGAAATAATATATAAAGAAACCGAAGAATTATATAAAAAGTCAAAATTATCACGAAAATTATGCGAACTAAGAAATCTTATTAATGTCGGGTATTTAATTATTAAAATGGCTCAAAAAAGAAAAGAAAGTATAGGTTTGCATTATACTATTAATTATCCTTCACAAAATAAAAATATAAAAAAATGA
- a CDS encoding manganese efflux pump, with translation MNYFTIILIFMALTVNYFKITEKWSYFIAQINIINVLLVTIYLVVSQIVLFLTGLGIGHLITPMFKQNTFLISFVLLILLSSKMIYYSIKGDKVKQIINPLNNVALVGLSIGAGINTLIIGLFFSFFEIKYYSVILAMSVITFIFTLLGVFLGRKSKRLISIKLEFLGGVILLGVGLKILIDHFLLNLS, from the coding sequence ATGAATTATTTTACAATTATATTAATTTTCATGGCATTAACAGTCAATTACTTTAAAATCACTGAAAAGTGGAGTTATTTTATTGCTCAAATTAATATAATTAATGTTTTATTGGTAACAATATATTTAGTTGTAAGTCAAATAGTACTATTTTTAACAGGACTTGGAATTGGACATTTAATTACTCCAATGTTTAAACAGAATACTTTTTTAATTTCATTTGTCTTATTAATATTATTAAGTTCAAAAATGATATATTATTCTATCAAAGGCGATAAGGTAAAACAAATTATTAATCCATTAAATAATGTTGCCTTAGTCGGTTTGTCAATAGGGGCAGGAATAAACACATTGATAATCGGATTGTTTTTTTCGTTTTTTGAAATAAAATATTATTCTGTAATATTGGCTATGTCAGTAATAACTTTTATTTTTACCTTATTAGGTGTATTTTTAGGAAGAAAATCAAAAAGATTAATTAGTATAAAACTGGAGTTTTTAGGAGGAGTAATTTTACTTGGTGTAGGATTAAAAATATTAATAGATCATTTTTTATTAAACCTAAGTTGA
- a CDS encoding T9SS type A sorting domain-containing protein yields the protein MSNKKIYVKLILLTLIFFVLVVYGNAQNKNWCATVLMDQEAIKNDPAILQRRTELEKFTENYINNKVKTEEILIIPVVFHIVHDYGDENISKEKIEYAIEIINDDFRKRNREVNGIVYEFVDIIADVEVEFRLAKIDPDGNCTEGINRVHSLETYNATNNVKYAVPGWNPSMYLNIWVVNSIGFGAAAWSHYPGITPALDGVVSIYHYVGSGHTLSHEIGHYLNLMHPWGNTNEPAVASNCYIDDYVDDTPTTIGCVVGSCNRAQESCGSLDNVENFMDYCSCGGMFTEGQKQRMRAALNSTISSRNNLWKQENLIATGTHDDYISDICSPIVDFISDENYGCEGFFVQFTDLSYNAEPDEWLWQFPGGEPETSTEQNPVINYIVPGVYNVSLTASTSTGYNEITKNNIISVKDTILGQLAPYFENMENADFPDFINEEEKRWEINGDGSRTWQLFEGNGNNSLRVVNYYNSNGDISTLISPNINVSEIEKPTKFTYKLAYARRNGSSNDVLKVYTSIDCGSRWQLKDIMMGYQLVTNNGDYLVGEFIPDADEWKEKTVSLSSLPDISHIMLKFECKSNGGNCLYIDEILIGDTITSINKVFSNEYNIKIFPNPFNNDAYISYNLSKSENIEIILTNILGNRLGRFEKFQNKGNFKLNISDIFPAMSEGIYFIKINFANKSKTLKIIHLN from the coding sequence ATGAGTAATAAAAAGATTTATGTGAAATTAATTCTATTAACACTAATCTTCTTTGTGTTAGTTGTTTATGGCAATGCTCAAAATAAAAACTGGTGTGCAACTGTTCTTATGGATCAAGAAGCAATTAAAAACGATCCTGCTATTTTGCAAAGAAGGACTGAGCTTGAAAAATTTACAGAAAATTATATAAACAATAAGGTAAAAACAGAAGAAATTTTAATAATACCTGTTGTTTTTCACATAGTTCATGATTATGGAGATGAAAATATTTCAAAAGAAAAAATTGAATATGCAATTGAAATAATTAATGACGATTTTAGAAAAAGAAACAGAGAAGTAAACGGGATTGTATATGAATTTGTTGATATTATTGCCGATGTTGAGGTTGAATTCAGATTGGCAAAAATTGACCCTGATGGAAATTGTACCGAAGGAATTAACAGAGTTCATTCACTTGAAACCTATAATGCAACAAATAATGTAAAATATGCCGTGCCGGGCTGGAACCCTTCAATGTATCTGAATATTTGGGTAGTTAATTCTATTGGATTCGGTGCTGCAGCATGGTCGCATTATCCGGGCATTACACCGGCTTTAGACGGTGTAGTTAGTATTTATCATTATGTAGGAAGTGGACATACTCTTAGCCATGAAATAGGACATTATTTGAATCTTATGCATCCGTGGGGAAATACAAACGAACCTGCAGTTGCTTCAAATTGTTATATTGATGATTATGTTGATGATACTCCTACTACTATTGGGTGTGTTGTCGGTTCATGTAATAGAGCACAAGAAAGCTGCGGGTCTTTGGATAATGTTGAAAATTTTATGGATTATTGCTCGTGTGGAGGAATGTTTACCGAAGGGCAAAAACAAAGAATGAGAGCTGCCTTAAATTCGACAATCAGTTCACGTAATAATCTTTGGAAACAAGAAAACCTTATAGCAACAGGAACACATGATGATTATATTAGTGATATTTGTTCTCCTATTGTTGATTTTATTAGTGATGAAAATTATGGATGTGAAGGTTTTTTTGTACAATTTACTGATTTATCTTATAATGCTGAACCTGATGAGTGGTTATGGCAATTTCCCGGAGGTGAACCTGAAACTTCAACCGAACAAAATCCTGTAATAAATTATATTGTTCCCGGAGTTTATAATGTATCATTAACGGCATCAACAAGTACAGGCTATAATGAAATTACAAAAAACAATATTATTTCAGTTAAAGATACAATATTAGGACAACTTGCACCATATTTCGAAAATATGGAGAATGCAGATTTCCCAGATTTTATTAATGAAGAAGAAAAAAGATGGGAAATTAATGGTGATGGTTCTCGTACATGGCAATTGTTTGAAGGTAATGGTAATAATTCCCTAAGAGTAGTTAATTATTATAATAGTAATGGTGATATTAGTACGTTAATTTCACCAAATATTAATGTTAGTGAAATTGAGAAACCTACAAAATTTACTTATAAACTTGCTTATGCAAGAAGAAATGGTTCATCAAATGACGTTCTTAAAGTCTATACATCAATTGATTGTGGTAGTAGATGGCAACTCAAAGATATTATGATGGGTTATCAATTAGTTACAAACAATGGGGATTATTTAGTGGGTGAATTTATTCCTGATGCTGATGAATGGAAAGAAAAAACTGTTAGCTTAAGTTCATTGCCCGATATTTCACATATAATGTTGAAGTTTGAATGTAAAAGTAATGGCGGTAATTGTTTATATATTGATGAAATACTGATAGGTGATACTATTACTTCAATAAATAAAGTTTTTAGCAATGAATATAATATTAAAATTTTTCCAAATCCATTTAATAATGATGCCTACATAAGTTATAATTTATCAAAGTCTGAAAATATTGAAATTATTCTTACAAATATTCTTGGAAACAGACTCGGCAGATTTGAAAAATTTCAAAATAAAGGAAATTTCAAATTAAATATTTCAGATATTTTCCCTGCAATGAGTGAAGGTATTTATTTTATTAAAATTAATTTTGCTAATAAATCAAAAACATTAAAAATTATTCATCTTAATTAA